The DNA region ACCAATAAATAAAAATTTGAATTTAGAATATTTTTATCCAAATATCACAAAATTTGTTTTTGGTTCTAAAGCAATCAAGTTTTTTAAATTATATGCACTAGACCGAACACAGATCGTTTATGCGGATGCCTATGATAAAATCGACATCATCATGATCAATACGAAGAAAAAAATTGCAAAAGCGGAAGTTGACTTTGTGATCAAAAGACTCTTGAATGCAACAAGAGAAGATGTCGATGTACATATCGGCATAAAAAATAAAATGACTGAAGCAGGCTATTCTTTTAGTGCACCTAGAAAGGATATCATTGTAATTCAAAAAAATGTTTATGCTGAGTAAGTAAAAGCACCAAAAAGGGAAAATAGCGATTGCCCTTTTTGGTGCTTTTACTTTATCAACGAATGAACGATTCGCTTATAACTAAAAAGTAGAAAATCAGTAGGCTTTCGTTTCCATTTTTGTTAAAATAGAAGCACAATGAAAGGAAGAGTGAAAATTGAAAGAGTTATTTCATAAATATAAAGAAGTGATTTCTTATTTAGTTTTTGGTGTGGCAACAACAGTTGTTAACATTGTTGTGTTTTTTATCTGTAAAGATCTTTTTGGCATTGATTATAAAATCAGTAATACGATCGGCTGGTTCTTATCTGTCTTGTTTGCATTTTTTACAAATAAGTATTTTGTTTTTGCAAGTCAGCATGTTGATTTGAGAGCATTTTTTAAAGAAATGCTGCTATTTTACTGGTATCGTATTTTATCGTTTGTCATTGATATGGCTCTGATGGTATTGATGATCGAGTGGCTGCATATTTCTGATTTTTGGGCTAAAATGGTCACACAGGTCGTCGTGATCGTATTAAATTATTTCTTTAGCAAGTTTTTGATTTTCAAGAACAAGGCTTCTTAAGAAGTAAAACGAGTTTTTGGTTGAAATAATGAAGTTTTGTTATAATAAAGGATAATGTTTTATAAAAAGTAAAGGATGGCATGGTGAGATGAAGCGAGTTTATAAAGATGATAGTTTAACGTTACATACTGATTTATATCAAATCAATATGATGCAAACATATTGGAAGTTAGGACGTGCAGATATCCATTCTGTTTTTGAATGTTATTTTCGAGAAATGCCGTTTAATCATGGCTATGCAATTTTTGCCGGATTAGAGCGACTAGTCGATTATTTAGAGAATCTAACATTTTCTGACACGGATATTGCGTATCTTAGAGAAGTAGAGGATTATCCAGAAGATTTTCTGACCTACTTAAAAGAATTTGAATTTAAATGTACGGTCCGTTCCGCTTTGGAAGGCGATCTAGTGTTCAATAACGAACCTTTGATCCAGGTTGAAGGACCATTAGCTCAGTGTCAGTTGATCGAAACAGCTTTATTAAATATGGTCAATTTTCAAACATTGATCGCAACAAAAGCTGCTCGAATCAAGTCAGTGATTGGTGATGATCCGTTGATGGAATTTGGGACACGTCGAGCACAAGAGTTGGATGCGGCTATTTGGGGAACACGTGCGGCATTTATCGGCGGGGCAGATGCTACGAGCAATGTGCGCGCAGGCAAAATTTTCGGTATCCCTGTGAGTGGAACACATGCCCATTCACTTGTTCAGTCCTATGGTAATGATTACGATGCGTTCATGGCTTATGCTCAAACCCACAAAGATTGTGTCTTTTTAGTTGATACGTATGATACCTTGAAGTCAGGCGTGCCAAGTGCGATTCGTGTAGCACGTGAGATGGGTGATAAAATCAATTTTCTTGGTGTTCGTTTGGATAGCGGGGATATGGCCTATATCTCTAAACGTGTGCGTGAGCAGTTGGATGAAGCTGGCTTCCACGAGGCAAAAATTTACGCTTCAAATGATCTGGATGAAAATACGATTTTGAGTTTAAAAATGCAAAAAGCTAAGATCGATGTTTGGGGTGTTGGAACCAAGCTGATCACGGCGTACGACCAGCCTGCATTAGGAGCGGTGTTCAAGTTAGTGTCGATCGAAGATAAAGATGGCAAGATGAAAGACACGATCAAGCTTTCAAGCAATGCGGAAAAAGTGACTACGCCAGGGAAAAAACAAGTGTGGAGGATCACACGTAAGTCAGATAAAAAGTCTGAAGGCGACTATGTCACTTTATGGGACGAAGATCCGCGCGAACAGGAAGAAATTTACATGTTCCATCCAGTGCATACATTTATCAACAAGACAGTTAGAAATTTTGAAGCAAGAGCAGTCTTGCAGGATATTTTTGTTGAAGGAAAAAGAGTGTATGAATTACCGACATTGGAAGAAATCAAGCATTATGCCAAAGAAAATCTCGATTCATTATGGGAAGAGTACAAACGAGATCTTAATCCGCAAAAATATCCAGTAGATCTATCGACAGAATGCTGGAATCATAAAATGCGTCTACTTGAAAAAGTCCGTGTTGATGTAAAGGCACTAACAGAAAATAAATAAATTGGAGGAATGTTTCATGGATTCTTTGCAAAAAGCGATCATCGAAGAATTAGGTGCAAAATCTCAAATCGATCCTAAAGAGGAAATTCGTAAGAGTATCGATTTTATGAAAAGCTATTTATATAAGTACCCATTTTTAAAAACGTTGGTGTTAGGAATCAGCGGTGGTCAAGACTCAAGCTTGGCCGGAAGATTGGCACAGCTTACAATGGAAGAAATGCGCATAGAAACCAAAGATAATTCTTATCAATTTATTGCCGTTCGCTTACCATATGGCGAACAGGCAGATGAAGCAGATGCCAAAAAGGCGTTGGATTTTATCAAACCAGATATTTCCTTGCGAGTAGATATCAAACCGGCGATTGATGCGAGCGTGGTTTCACTGAGTGAGACGGGTGTTTCAATAAGTGATTTCAACAAAGGTAATATGAAAGCTCGTCAACGGATGATCGTACAATACGCTATTGCAGGTGAAAAATCAGGTGCTGTAATAGGAACAGATCATGCTGCAGAAAATATTACTGGTTTTTACACGAAATATGGTGATGGTGGAGCAGATATCTTACCGTTGTTCCGTTTGAACAAGCGACAAGGCAAAGCTCTATTGAAAGAATTAGGTGCGCCAGCAGAACTTTATTTAAAAATCCCAACTGCAGATCTAGAAGACGATAAGCCGTTAGTAGCGGATGAAGTCGCTTTAGGTGTGACTTACGATGACATTGATGATTATGTGGAAGGAAAAGAGGTTTCTGCAAAAGCAAAAGAGACGATCGAGAACTGGTATAAAAAAACGCAACACAAACGCCATATGCCAATTACGATTTTTGATGATTTTTGGAAATAATAGTACATTGTAGTTTGTTTCGTGTTTGGTGCGAATCATAAGTGCACATGAAATCACTGAGAGATTCGCACCAAAAAATCGAGATAAATGGATTGTAAGTGTTCTTATTCTCGTGGAAATTTAATATGAGAGAAGAATTTAAGGTGAATAATAGCGGATATGTAATGTATTTCTGCTTTATTCACAGTCTGGCTCCGTTTAGAGCTAGACGTTTCTCCTTTATGTTTATATATTATCTCAATTTTTTAAGTAGAAACTTCTCATGCATTCTCCTTATTTTTATGTTAAAGATTCCGGGAAATGAGATCTTAGTACTCCAACGTTTTTCTCCATTGAAGGACATCTGATTTTACTTTTATCAAAAACTATAGAGAGAAAAACATTTACAGATATTTTAATCAAGGTATCTGAAGTAGATTAACCCTAAATCCCAAAAAGTAGCTATCCTATAACGTATTATGGCACTTTCTACAAAAGTGTCCCGCTGAAACGAGAAAAATAGAAAGCTCGATTTATCGAAGTTTCTATTTTGTTATGGCAATAGACAAATGATCTTTAGTATTTTTGATTTCTGAAAGTATTTAGGTTCAGAATATTTATCACGATAGAGAACCATGCGAATTAAGTAATCCGTAAAAAGTTTCACTGCCAATAGAGTGAGGCTTTTTTTAGTTTCTATTTATTAATAACAAGAAACGAGATAAATAGTGGGAGCTGGAAAAATTCTTTCTATCTGGAATTAGCAATGACAATCCAAGAAAATGATGTTAAATACACTTTGAATAGAGCAAGAAAGGGCCATTCTTGTTCAATTGATTAAAAAAAGTGTAAACTTAAAGCTATAATCAGTATTTATGACAAAAGTATTCTACAATTAATTAAGTATAAACATCAGAGGAAAGTGAATTGGGTGAACTATGAAAAAATTGTTTAAGAAAAAAAGAGATATCGATAATGAAACGTTTTTTTCATCAGAAGAAAAACAACAAGGAATAGCTACTGAAGATATAAGGATTCCAGAGATGATCAAAGGGCTATCCGACCAAGAAGTCGAAGCACTCTATGCTGAAGGAAAATACAATAAGGAAACAGAAGATCTATCCAGAACAACGAAACAGATCATTTTGGATAATTCATTGACATTATTTAATTTCATTAATTTATTTCTGGCAATCGCTGTTTTTGCTGTAGGATATCCTAAAAATGCGCTTTTTTTCTGGATCATCATCATCAATACAGCAATTGGTGTTTTTCAAGAAATTCATGCGAAACGAACGATCGACAAGCTATCGATCGTCAATAAAACAGAGGTTTTAGCGCTAAGACAAGGGCAATTGAAAAAGATTTTTCAAGATGACATTGTTTTAGGTGATGTGCTCGTTTTGACATTAGGGAATCAAGTGCCATCTGACGGCATCGTTCTTCATGGAGAAGGTATGGAGGTTGATGAATCGCTGTTAACGGGAGAGTCTGATAAGATCCTAAAAGTTAATGGAGATAAAATCATGAGCGGGAGCTTTATCACTTCTGGTTTAGGTTTTGTCAAAATCACAGCTGTAGGTGAAGATAATTTTGTTTCCAAGTTGTCTAAAGAAGCAAAAACAGAGAAAAAATCAACATCAGAGCTTATGAATTCGTTAAATCTTTTGATTAAAGGACTGACTTTTGCGATCGTGCCTATTGGAGTATTGCTATTTTGGTCTCAATATCAATCAACACACTCATTTCCTAAAACAGTCTTAGGCGTATCCGGTGCATTGATCAGCATGATACCAGAAGGATTGATGCTTTTGACTAGTGTGGCATTTGCCGTAGGTGCAGCAAATTTGGCGCGGAAGCAAACGCTGATTCAGCGCTTAGCATGTATCGAAACACTAGCACGTGTGGACACGATTTGTTTGGATAAAACCGGGACGATCACCGATGGAACATTAACATTCAAGGAGCTGATTCCGTTAGCGGGTTTTCCTTCGAGTGAGATCGAGCGCGCGATGAGCGAGATGATGGCGGGTCTGTCCGATCAAAATGCAACTGCAAAAGTACTGAGAAAAAGATTTCCTCAGCAACAAGCAGAATGGACAGTAAAAAAAGTCATGCCGTTTTCTTCTGATCGAAAGTGGAGTGGTATTACATTTAATGAAAAAGGAACTTTTGTAATGGGCGCTCCTGAATTTATTTATTCTGAGCTGCCGAATGAACTTCGTGAAAGACTTGCGCCTTATAATGAGCAAGGCGATCGAGTGTTGATTTTGATTCATTCTGATGAAGAGTTAACGGGTCCGATCCTGCCAAATGAAAAAGAAACGGTAGCTATCTTTATTATCGCAGATACATTACGAGAAAATGCTGCAGATACATTCTCTTATTTTGCGAAACAGGATGTTACTCTAAAAGTTATTTCTGGTGACAATCCAATCACAGTTTCTCAGATTGCCAAACAAGCTGGAATTGCAGGAGCTGAACACTTTGTTGATATGAGTAAAGTATCTGATTCTGAAAATTTTAATGAGCTGGTTGAAAAAACAACGGTTTTTGGTCGAGTAACACCGTATCAAAAAAGGGAACTGATCCAGGCTTTAAAAGAAAATGGTCATACGACGTGTATGACAGGTGATGGCGTAAATGATATTCTTTCTTTAAGAGAAGCAGATGTTAGTGTGGCAATGGCTAGCGGAAGCGATGCAGCTAGAGCTGTGTCAGATGTCGTGTTACTGAATTCAGACTTTAGTTCTATGATCCAAGTATTGAATGAAGGCCGTCGTGTTATCAATAATATTGAACGTGTAGCATCGATGTATATGGTCAAAACGATCTATTCTGCCATTCTTGCAGTGACGTTCATTTTCTTATTATTGCCGTATCCATTTGCTCCGTTACAGTTAACACCGATCAATACGTTAACAGTTGGTATTCCATCATTTATTTTAGCGCTGGAGCCAAATTATCAGCGGATCAAAGGTCATTTTTTGACCAATATCCTTAGAATTTCGGTGCCGGGTGCTTTGACAGTTGTTTTTAATATTTTGATTTTACAATTGGCTGGAATTTGGTTTGGATTGCCGCATCAAGAAGTTTCTACGATGTGTGTTCTTTTAACTGGATGCGTTGGCTTTCAAGTGCTTTTTAGAGCAGCAAGACCTTTAGACTTGAAAAAGAAAATCATGATCGGATTGCTGATTGCAGCATTCTTAGTCTGCTTCTTGATTTTTGGAGAATTTTTCATGCTGACCTCCTTATTCACAAGGAACGTGTTCTTCTACTTACCACTTGTTTTAGGTAGCCGTTCCATCTTCAATTACATTTCATTGGTGATGACTAGAGTGGTTTACGAAGTGGAAAAGAGAAAAGAAAATAGAAAGATCAAAAAGAAAAAACGTGTGATTTAAGCTGAAAATGACCTGGGCGAGTAAAATGTCCAGGTTATTTTTTGGCTGTTTTTAATAAAGAATGACAATCATTTTCATTTAAGCCTTTTGGTTTTGTTCTATTGTTCTTTGAGGGTATTCTTGACTAAAAGAGATCTTTTGTGAAAGGCGTGGCTACGATGAAACATTTGACAAAATTACTGATCACGATCAGCACAGGAATACTAGCTTTATTATTTGAATTTATTCTTCATCAACCTTCATTTGCATTTGGTATTATTTTAATAACGGGTTCGATTATGGCATTTTCAATGCTGATAGAGAT from Enterococcus sp. 9D6_DIV0238 includes:
- a CDS encoding cation-translocating P-type ATPase, with protein sequence MKKLFKKKRDIDNETFFSSEEKQQGIATEDIRIPEMIKGLSDQEVEALYAEGKYNKETEDLSRTTKQIILDNSLTLFNFINLFLAIAVFAVGYPKNALFFWIIIINTAIGVFQEIHAKRTIDKLSIVNKTEVLALRQGQLKKIFQDDIVLGDVLVLTLGNQVPSDGIVLHGEGMEVDESLLTGESDKILKVNGDKIMSGSFITSGLGFVKITAVGEDNFVSKLSKEAKTEKKSTSELMNSLNLLIKGLTFAIVPIGVLLFWSQYQSTHSFPKTVLGVSGALISMIPEGLMLLTSVAFAVGAANLARKQTLIQRLACIETLARVDTICLDKTGTITDGTLTFKELIPLAGFPSSEIERAMSEMMAGLSDQNATAKVLRKRFPQQQAEWTVKKVMPFSSDRKWSGITFNEKGTFVMGAPEFIYSELPNELRERLAPYNEQGDRVLILIHSDEELTGPILPNEKETVAIFIIADTLRENAADTFSYFAKQDVTLKVISGDNPITVSQIAKQAGIAGAEHFVDMSKVSDSENFNELVEKTTVFGRVTPYQKRELIQALKENGHTTCMTGDGVNDILSLREADVSVAMASGSDAARAVSDVVLLNSDFSSMIQVLNEGRRVINNIERVASMYMVKTIYSAILAVTFIFLLLPYPFAPLQLTPINTLTVGIPSFILALEPNYQRIKGHFLTNILRISVPGALTVVFNILILQLAGIWFGLPHQEVSTMCVLLTGCVGFQVLFRAARPLDLKKKIMIGLLIAAFLVCFLIFGEFFMLTSLFTRNVFFYLPLVLGSRSIFNYISLVMTRVVYEVEKRKENRKIKKKKRVI
- a CDS encoding GtrA family protein, which translates into the protein MKELFHKYKEVISYLVFGVATTVVNIVVFFICKDLFGIDYKISNTIGWFLSVLFAFFTNKYFVFASQHVDLRAFFKEMLLFYWYRILSFVIDMALMVLMIEWLHISDFWAKMVTQVVVIVLNYFFSKFLIFKNKAS
- a CDS encoding DUF1827 family protein yields the protein MKLIETPINKNLNLEYFYPNITKFVFGSKAIKFFKLYALDRTQIVYADAYDKIDIIMINTKKKIAKAEVDFVIKRLLNATREDVDVHIGIKNKMTEAGYSFSAPRKDIIVIQKNVYAE
- a CDS encoding nicotinate phosphoribosyltransferase, whose protein sequence is MKRVYKDDSLTLHTDLYQINMMQTYWKLGRADIHSVFECYFREMPFNHGYAIFAGLERLVDYLENLTFSDTDIAYLREVEDYPEDFLTYLKEFEFKCTVRSALEGDLVFNNEPLIQVEGPLAQCQLIETALLNMVNFQTLIATKAARIKSVIGDDPLMEFGTRRAQELDAAIWGTRAAFIGGADATSNVRAGKIFGIPVSGTHAHSLVQSYGNDYDAFMAYAQTHKDCVFLVDTYDTLKSGVPSAIRVAREMGDKINFLGVRLDSGDMAYISKRVREQLDEAGFHEAKIYASNDLDENTILSLKMQKAKIDVWGVGTKLITAYDQPALGAVFKLVSIEDKDGKMKDTIKLSSNAEKVTTPGKKQVWRITRKSDKKSEGDYVTLWDEDPREQEEIYMFHPVHTFINKTVRNFEARAVLQDIFVEGKRVYELPTLEEIKHYAKENLDSLWEEYKRDLNPQKYPVDLSTECWNHKMRLLEKVRVDVKALTENK
- the nadE gene encoding ammonia-dependent NAD(+) synthetase, encoding MDSLQKAIIEELGAKSQIDPKEEIRKSIDFMKSYLYKYPFLKTLVLGISGGQDSSLAGRLAQLTMEEMRIETKDNSYQFIAVRLPYGEQADEADAKKALDFIKPDISLRVDIKPAIDASVVSLSETGVSISDFNKGNMKARQRMIVQYAIAGEKSGAVIGTDHAAENITGFYTKYGDGGADILPLFRLNKRQGKALLKELGAPAELYLKIPTADLEDDKPLVADEVALGVTYDDIDDYVEGKEVSAKAKETIENWYKKTQHKRHMPITIFDDFWK